In a genomic window of Balaenoptera ricei isolate mBalRic1 chromosome 3, mBalRic1.hap2, whole genome shotgun sequence:
- the TRIM11 gene encoding E3 ubiquitin-protein ligase TRIM11 isoform X1 — translation MAAPDLSTNLQEEATCAICLDYFTDPVMTDCGHNFCRECIRRCWGQPEGPYACPECRELSPQRNLRPNRPLAKMAEMARRLHPPSPVPQGVCAAHREPLAAFCGEELRLLCAACERSGEHWAHRVRPLQDAADDLKGKLEKSLEHLRKQMEDALLFQAQAEETCSLWQKMVETQRQNVLTEFERLRRLLVEEEQRLLQRLEEEELEVLPPLRESAARLGQQSAQLAELITELEGRCQLPALGLLQDIRDTLRRVQDVKLQPPEVVPMEMRTVCRVPGLVEALRRFRGDMTLDPDTANPELVLSEDRRSVRRGDLRQALPDSPERFDPGPCVLGREPLTSGRHYWEVEVGERASWALGVCRENANRKEKGELFAGNGFWILVFLGSYYNSSERAFAPLRDPPRRVGIFLDYEAGHLSFYSANDGSLLYTFPETPFSGTLRALFSPLSSSPTPMTICRPKGGPGDMLAPQ, via the exons ATGGCCGCCCCGGACCTGTCCACCAACCTCCAAGAGGAGGCCACCTGCGCCATCTGCCTCGACTACTTTACGGATCCGGTGATGACCGACTGCGGCCACAACTTCTGCCGCGAGTGCATCCGGCGCTGCTGGGGCCAGCCCGAGGGCCCGTACGCGTGCCCCGAGTGCCGCGAGCTGTCCCCGCAGAGGAACCTGCGACCCAACCGACCGCTCGCCAAGATGGCCGAGATGGCGCGGCGCCTGCACCCTCCGTCTCCCGTCCCACAGGGCGTGTGCGCCGCGCACCGCGAGCCACTGGCCGCCTTCTGCGGCGAAGAGCTGCGCCTGCTCTGCGCGGCCTGCGAGCGCTCGGGGGAGCACTGGGCGCACCGAGTGCGTCCACTGCAGGACGCGGCCGACGAtctcaag GGCAAGCTGGAGAAATCCCTGGAGCATCTGCGGAAGCAAATGGAGGATGCACTGCTGTTCCAGGCCCAGGCGGAGGAGACCTGCTCCTTGTGGCAG AAGATGGTGGAGACCCAGCGGCAGAATGTGCTGACGGAGTTTGAGAGGCTGCGCCGTCTGCTTGTGGAGGAGGAGCAGCGGCTGCTGcagaggctggaggaggaagAGCTGGAGGTGCTGCCCCCCTTGCGGGAGAGCGCGGCCCGGCTCGGACAGCAGAGCGCCCAGCTGGCCGAGCTCATCACTGAGCTGGAGGGGCGCTGCCAGCTACCAGCACTGGGGCTGCTGCAG GATATCAGGGACACCCTGCGCAG AGTCCAGGACGTGAAGCTACAGCCTCCTGAGGTGGTGCCCATGGAGATGAGGACGGTGTGCAGGGTCCCAGGGCTGGTGGAGGCCTTGCGGAGGTTCCGAG GGGACATGACCCTGGATCCTGACACCGCCAACCCGGAGCTGGTACTGTCAGAGGACAGGAGGAGCGTGCGGCGGGGGGACCTGCGGCAGGCCCTGCCCGACAGCCCTGAGCGGTTCGACCCCGGGCCTTGTGTGCTGGGCCGGGAGCCCTTGACCTCGGGCCGCCACTACTGGGAGGTGGAGGTCGGGGAGCGGGCCAGCTGGGCCCTGGGCGTCTGCAGAGAGAACGCTAACCGCAAGGAGAAGGGCGAGCTGTTTGCTGGTAACGGGTTCTGGATCCTGGTGTTCCTGGGGAGCTACTACAACTCCTCCGAGCGGGCTTTTGCCCCTCTCCGAGACCCACCCCGGCGCGTGGGCATCTTTCTGGACTACGAGGCTGGACATCTGTCCTTCTACAGTGCCAACGATGGGTCGCTCTTGTATACCTTTCCTGAGACGCCCTTCTCGGGGACCCTGCGGGCCCTCTTCTCACCTCTGTCCAGCAGCCCAACCCCTATGACCATCTGCAGGCCGAAAGGTGGGCCTGGGGACATGCTGGCTCCCCAGTGA
- the TRIM11 gene encoding E3 ubiquitin-protein ligase TRIM11 isoform X2, whose product MAAPDLSTNLQEEATCAICLDYFTDPVMTDCGHNFCRECIRRCWGQPEGPYACPECRELSPQRNLRPNRPLAKMAEMARRLHPPSPVPQGVCAAHREPLAAFCGEELRLLCAACERSGEHWAHRVRPLQDAADDLKGKLEKSLEHLRKQMEDALLFQAQAEETCSLWQMVETQRQNVLTEFERLRRLLVEEEQRLLQRLEEEELEVLPPLRESAARLGQQSAQLAELITELEGRCQLPALGLLQDIRDTLRRVQDVKLQPPEVVPMEMRTVCRVPGLVEALRRFRGDMTLDPDTANPELVLSEDRRSVRRGDLRQALPDSPERFDPGPCVLGREPLTSGRHYWEVEVGERASWALGVCRENANRKEKGELFAGNGFWILVFLGSYYNSSERAFAPLRDPPRRVGIFLDYEAGHLSFYSANDGSLLYTFPETPFSGTLRALFSPLSSSPTPMTICRPKGGPGDMLAPQ is encoded by the exons ATGGCCGCCCCGGACCTGTCCACCAACCTCCAAGAGGAGGCCACCTGCGCCATCTGCCTCGACTACTTTACGGATCCGGTGATGACCGACTGCGGCCACAACTTCTGCCGCGAGTGCATCCGGCGCTGCTGGGGCCAGCCCGAGGGCCCGTACGCGTGCCCCGAGTGCCGCGAGCTGTCCCCGCAGAGGAACCTGCGACCCAACCGACCGCTCGCCAAGATGGCCGAGATGGCGCGGCGCCTGCACCCTCCGTCTCCCGTCCCACAGGGCGTGTGCGCCGCGCACCGCGAGCCACTGGCCGCCTTCTGCGGCGAAGAGCTGCGCCTGCTCTGCGCGGCCTGCGAGCGCTCGGGGGAGCACTGGGCGCACCGAGTGCGTCCACTGCAGGACGCGGCCGACGAtctcaag GGCAAGCTGGAGAAATCCCTGGAGCATCTGCGGAAGCAAATGGAGGATGCACTGCTGTTCCAGGCCCAGGCGGAGGAGACCTGCTCCTTGTGGCAG ATGGTGGAGACCCAGCGGCAGAATGTGCTGACGGAGTTTGAGAGGCTGCGCCGTCTGCTTGTGGAGGAGGAGCAGCGGCTGCTGcagaggctggaggaggaagAGCTGGAGGTGCTGCCCCCCTTGCGGGAGAGCGCGGCCCGGCTCGGACAGCAGAGCGCCCAGCTGGCCGAGCTCATCACTGAGCTGGAGGGGCGCTGCCAGCTACCAGCACTGGGGCTGCTGCAG GATATCAGGGACACCCTGCGCAG AGTCCAGGACGTGAAGCTACAGCCTCCTGAGGTGGTGCCCATGGAGATGAGGACGGTGTGCAGGGTCCCAGGGCTGGTGGAGGCCTTGCGGAGGTTCCGAG GGGACATGACCCTGGATCCTGACACCGCCAACCCGGAGCTGGTACTGTCAGAGGACAGGAGGAGCGTGCGGCGGGGGGACCTGCGGCAGGCCCTGCCCGACAGCCCTGAGCGGTTCGACCCCGGGCCTTGTGTGCTGGGCCGGGAGCCCTTGACCTCGGGCCGCCACTACTGGGAGGTGGAGGTCGGGGAGCGGGCCAGCTGGGCCCTGGGCGTCTGCAGAGAGAACGCTAACCGCAAGGAGAAGGGCGAGCTGTTTGCTGGTAACGGGTTCTGGATCCTGGTGTTCCTGGGGAGCTACTACAACTCCTCCGAGCGGGCTTTTGCCCCTCTCCGAGACCCACCCCGGCGCGTGGGCATCTTTCTGGACTACGAGGCTGGACATCTGTCCTTCTACAGTGCCAACGATGGGTCGCTCTTGTATACCTTTCCTGAGACGCCCTTCTCGGGGACCCTGCGGGCCCTCTTCTCACCTCTGTCCAGCAGCCCAACCCCTATGACCATCTGCAGGCCGAAAGGTGGGCCTGGGGACATGCTGGCTCCCCAGTGA